In Methanosarcina barkeri MS, a single window of DNA contains:
- a CDS encoding hydrogenase small subunit, translating into MGGSRTDNDDLLEKFKNLDFMKMDRRTFIKAVGALGASLFLQTYKNDIAKALEFSETKVVWLHGVMDSGCTISMLDGGSPDIVEFLQEYNLKLLYHEVLMMQQGIFVDGKLANTSDLNSEIVLDDILEKEKGYVLVSEGAISNGPEGSGKYLMLGGRTYKEIYAKAAKNALAIVAIGNCATNGGVNSAKSDIVELMDPRGVAFTMEDASKGILDLLGIEKPVINLTGCPTHPDWVFLTIGAVVLGKIKIPDDLPYVLDHWKRPKVFFPPDHVIHDNCSRRGYYDRGEFELTVGGPKCLWKLGCKGPYTHADCATRHWNGHLNFCPQAGSPCIGCVQPGFPDSTRPFFVEIEKTGIVGTNINTVAGVAIGGALLAAGAHAVRRTAMKRPEDEEGFAEETTHEETTHEETTHEETTHEETTHEETTHEETTHEETTHEETTHEETGEKTIEEAGGEK; encoded by the coding sequence ATGGGGGGAAGTAGAACGGATAATGACGACTTACTTGAAAAGTTTAAAAATCTTGATTTCATGAAAATGGATCGGCGGACCTTTATAAAGGCTGTCGGGGCATTAGGGGCTTCACTGTTTTTACAAACGTATAAAAACGATATAGCAAAAGCTCTTGAGTTTTCGGAAACTAAGGTTGTATGGCTTCACGGAGTAATGGATAGTGGCTGTACCATATCAATGCTGGACGGAGGATCTCCCGATATCGTAGAATTCCTTCAGGAATACAATCTCAAGCTTCTCTATCATGAAGTTTTAATGATGCAGCAGGGAATTTTCGTAGATGGAAAGCTCGCAAATACCAGTGATCTTAATTCTGAGATTGTGCTGGATGATATATTGGAAAAGGAAAAAGGTTACGTTCTAGTTTCTGAAGGGGCAATTTCGAACGGACCTGAAGGTTCCGGGAAATATCTCATGCTTGGAGGAAGAACCTATAAGGAGATTTACGCGAAAGCTGCTAAAAACGCTTTAGCAATTGTTGCAATTGGGAATTGTGCGACTAATGGTGGGGTGAACTCTGCTAAGAGTGATATAGTTGAACTTATGGACCCCCGTGGAGTTGCTTTTACTATGGAAGATGCTTCAAAGGGGATTTTAGATCTTCTTGGCATTGAAAAGCCTGTAATTAATCTTACTGGTTGCCCTACTCATCCAGATTGGGTTTTTTTGACAATAGGCGCAGTTGTTTTGGGAAAGATCAAGATACCTGATGATTTGCCTTATGTGCTGGATCACTGGAAACGTCCAAAGGTTTTCTTCCCGCCTGACCATGTTATTCACGACAACTGTTCTCGTCGCGGATACTATGACCGTGGAGAGTTTGAGCTGACAGTAGGTGGACCCAAGTGTCTCTGGAAACTGGGATGCAAAGGGCCTTATACCCACGCAGACTGCGCTACTCGCCACTGGAACGGCCATCTTAATTTCTGCCCTCAGGCAGGCTCTCCCTGTATTGGTTGTGTTCAGCCAGGCTTTCCGGATAGTACCAGGCCTTTTTTCGTGGAAATTGAGAAGACAGGAATTGTAGGTACGAATATCAATACTGTAGCGGGCGTGGCAATAGGAGGCGCACTACTTGCTGCAGGGGCTCATGCTGTCAGGAGAACTGCCATGAAAAGACCTGAGGACGAGGAAGGCTTTGCCGAAGAAACCACTCATGAAGAAACCACTCATGAAGAAACCACTCATGAAGAAACCACTCATGAAGAAACCACTCATGAAGAAACCACTCATGAAGAAACCACTCATGAAGAAACCACTCATGAAGAAACCACTCATGAAGAAACCGGAGAGAAAACCATAGAGGAAGCCGGAGGTGAAAAATAA
- a CDS encoding nickel-dependent hydrogenase large subunit, with the protein MVQVTVDPVSRIEGHYRINTEVNGEGVITDAQSNGLQLRGFERLLQHQDPRDAALLSQRICGVCPVSHGIAAANALDELFGVAGEVPKDGLLMRNIHQALNFIASHAAHIYVLWGPDLANPAYRDILAKYGDVGNAVWKELQGRFAPLIYQIDGASYPAGSSYLGAIVEFRRLHEAISLIASKMPHPVLQHVGGVVYSPTVADIGQILSYVTKTMEFVKTFTLGVSPDTWIENTYRASSPQKAANFVLNHLQELLNKSLDSKDFSHSAGWGDVPLFAAFGSELIGEKLLGLPISMKMDLAGTYKDPDKIGFLSYGVFFKPEKGNGYDPTSPADSRVIPSGYMNGYFKLEKFDYKKISESISHSFYIDDVNDRSPWNGITVPEGNPENIDYTKGSKSRYSWAKAPHYNGIPCEVGPLARMMVMGEPLVTGLVKTFQDNGYYPVNNYTRMIARMQEILVVVPEMIEWLTQDLQAGGKVAVHTDLSMAKSSTGMGLWEAPRGALGHWIATGSDSMVTLYQAVVPSTWNLAPRNSQGTPSPVEQALIGTKISAAENALGVDYSNPLGILHTARSYDPCLACAVHTIDKTTIDKTGKHPDYTIKVL; encoded by the coding sequence ATGGTACAGGTTACTGTTGATCCAGTTTCGAGAATAGAAGGGCACTACAGGATCAATACTGAAGTCAATGGGGAAGGCGTGATTACTGATGCCCAGAGTAATGGATTACAGTTAAGGGGTTTTGAACGTCTCCTACAGCACCAGGACCCCAGGGATGCGGCACTTCTGTCCCAGAGGATATGTGGGGTTTGTCCGGTTAGCCATGGCATAGCTGCAGCAAATGCTCTCGATGAACTTTTTGGAGTGGCAGGTGAGGTTCCCAAAGACGGGCTTTTAATGCGAAACATCCATCAGGCTCTGAATTTCATAGCCAGCCATGCAGCACATATCTATGTGCTCTGGGGCCCTGATCTTGCAAACCCGGCTTACCGTGACATCCTGGCAAAATACGGGGATGTTGGAAATGCAGTATGGAAAGAGCTCCAGGGACGTTTTGCGCCTTTGATTTATCAGATTGACGGTGCCAGTTATCCGGCAGGCTCGTCCTATCTGGGCGCTATAGTGGAATTTCGCCGCTTGCACGAAGCCATTTCTTTGATAGCCAGCAAGATGCCTCATCCGGTTCTTCAGCATGTTGGGGGTGTAGTTTATTCTCCGACGGTTGCTGATATCGGGCAAATTTTAAGCTATGTCACGAAAACGATGGAGTTTGTTAAAACATTTACTCTTGGGGTCTCTCCCGATACCTGGATTGAAAATACTTACAGGGCTTCTTCTCCTCAAAAGGCTGCTAATTTCGTTCTGAATCACCTGCAAGAACTTCTGAATAAATCCCTTGACAGCAAGGACTTCTCACACTCGGCTGGCTGGGGAGACGTCCCACTCTTTGCGGCTTTCGGCTCGGAGCTTATAGGGGAAAAACTTCTCGGCCTGCCTATCAGTATGAAAATGGACCTTGCAGGGACTTACAAAGATCCCGATAAGATCGGTTTTCTTTCTTACGGAGTTTTCTTTAAGCCCGAGAAAGGAAATGGATATGACCCCACAAGTCCTGCGGACAGCAGAGTTATTCCTTCCGGCTATATGAATGGATATTTCAAGCTTGAGAAATTCGATTACAAAAAGATCTCAGAAAGTATTAGCCACTCCTTTTACATTGACGATGTAAACGATCGTTCTCCCTGGAATGGGATTACGGTTCCTGAAGGAAATCCCGAAAATATCGATTATACAAAAGGATCGAAGAGCCGTTACTCGTGGGCAAAAGCCCCTCATTACAATGGAATTCCGTGTGAAGTCGGTCCTCTTGCCCGTATGATGGTTATGGGAGAACCTCTTGTTACGGGATTAGTAAAAACTTTTCAGGATAATGGCTACTATCCTGTCAACAACTACACCCGTATGATTGCAAGGATGCAGGAAATTCTTGTAGTGGTTCCAGAAATGATAGAGTGGCTCACACAGGACCTTCAAGCAGGCGGAAAGGTTGCTGTGCATACTGATCTTTCCATGGCAAAGAGTTCCACAGGAATGGGCTTATGGGAAGCTCCGCGAGGGGCACTGGGGCACTGGATTGCTACAGGTTCGGATTCTATGGTAACCCTTTACCAGGCTGTGGTTCCGAGTACCTGGAACCTTGCTCCAAGGAATTCGCAAGGGACCCCAAGCCCTGTTGAGCAAGCTCTGATAGGCACCAAAATTTCGGCTGCTGAAAATGCACTTGGAGTGGATTATTCAAATCCTCTTGGAATTCTGCATACAGCCCGATCTTACGATCCCTGCCTGGCATGTGCAGTTCATACAATTGATAAAACTACAATTGATAAAACCGGAAAGCACCCGGATTATACAATCAAGGTACTTTGA
- a CDS encoding cytochrome b, translating to MVRSAQRSASTRMVVERYTWLERVTHLVHLITMFVLLITGFKIYYGWEFLDFQTARSWHVIAVPFFLVANWILVPYNLFSCKEERCSVRDRIVHFKDSYIFGKDDAERLIDIIKNFFGKGRYPAFTIYDESKGHYVTKLHPVLKILIVIESIAIVIVAITGVVLYNLEWSPFGIPIASWILSVAWYFASFFNINALGLLRLLHLLAAYWFVFELVIHVGIIEFDPYVWKYHKAIFWSGKEDLSDTHYSEVITAKTKYLPTKERP from the coding sequence ATGGTACGATCTGCTCAAAGATCCGCTTCTACAAGAATGGTTGTTGAACGTTATACCTGGCTTGAGCGGGTTACTCATCTGGTTCATCTTATTACCATGTTTGTCCTGCTTATCACGGGATTCAAAATCTACTATGGTTGGGAGTTCCTGGATTTTCAAACAGCCCGATCCTGGCATGTGATTGCTGTACCTTTTTTCCTGGTTGCAAACTGGATTCTGGTCCCATACAACCTTTTTTCCTGTAAAGAAGAAAGATGCAGTGTCAGAGACAGAATAGTGCATTTTAAGGACTCTTACATTTTCGGAAAAGATGATGCAGAACGGCTCATTGATATAATAAAGAATTTTTTTGGAAAAGGCAGGTATCCGGCTTTTACTATCTATGATGAAAGTAAAGGACACTATGTAACCAAGCTTCATCCTGTACTTAAAATTCTGATTGTTATTGAGAGCATAGCAATTGTCATTGTAGCAATTACAGGAGTGGTGCTTTACAACCTTGAATGGTCTCCTTTCGGAATTCCTATTGCGTCATGGATACTTTCCGTAGCCTGGTATTTTGCGTCCTTTTTCAATATCAATGCCTTAGGGTTGCTTCGCTTATTACATCTGCTTGCAGCCTACTGGTTTGTCTTTGAGCTTGTGATCCATGTAGGAATTATTGAATTTGATCCATACGTATGGAAATATCATAAAGCAATCTTCTGGTCCGGAAAAGAAGACCTTTCAGATACTCATTATTCCGAGGTTATCACAGCTAAAACAAAGTATTTACCTACAAAGGAAAGGCCTTGA
- the brxL gene encoding protease Lon-related BREX system protein BrxL: MDSNMKYGQDKMTEEALETAVLETDRKLIKYFPGRVVRKDLTKLLKVGHNVPVYVLEYLLGSYCADDDEDVINEGVQKVKNILSKNYVRPDEAEKIKSRIRETGYYTVIDKITVRLNEKRDIYEASFSNLGLINIEIDSDYIIKYDKLLGGGIWCMLKMEYSIESAASPFIISSLKPIQIPNMNIQEILEARKYFTKEEWIDVLLRSIGMEPTQLPNPVKWHMLERLVPLVENNYNLCELGPRSTGKSHVYKEISPNSILISGGQTTVANLFYNMSTRQIGLVGLWDVVAFDEVAGIHFKDKDGIQILKDYMASGSFARGKEQKNANSSIVFVGNINQSIDSLLKTSHLFSPFPDAMNSDTAFFDRMHYYLPGWEVPKFRPEHFTDRYGFIVDYIAEFFREMRKRSYSDHITQFFRLGNNLNQRDVIAVNKTFSGLMKLLYPDENITKEEAQEILEYALVGRRRVKEQLKKIGGIEFFDVNFSYIDNENLKETFVPVPESGGSKIIPAGITKPGEAYAVAATESGKIGIYKFEVQIVSGSGKYEKSGTGLNSQAKEAIKTAFNYFRANAKSISQGISVKEKDYFLHVQDLYGIGMSDELALAAFISLCSGAIERSLQEQTAILGSMTIGGSVEVLENLAGLLQVCLDAGAKRVLIPIASASKIAAVPPDLFSKFQISFYEDPIDAVYKSMSLI, translated from the coding sequence ATGGACAGTAATATGAAATATGGACAGGATAAAATGACTGAAGAAGCTCTTGAGACAGCAGTCCTTGAAACCGATAGAAAATTAATCAAATATTTTCCTGGTAGGGTTGTGCGAAAAGACCTTACAAAGCTGTTGAAAGTAGGGCATAATGTCCCTGTCTATGTACTTGAATACCTTCTCGGCTCCTATTGTGCAGATGATGATGAAGATGTGATTAATGAAGGTGTCCAGAAAGTAAAAAATATCCTGTCCAAAAATTATGTAAGGCCTGATGAAGCCGAAAAAATCAAGTCGAGAATCAGGGAAACTGGCTATTACACGGTTATTGATAAGATTACTGTCAGGCTGAACGAAAAAAGGGATATTTACGAGGCATCGTTTTCCAACCTCGGGCTTATTAACATCGAAATTGACTCGGATTATATCATAAAATATGATAAATTGCTCGGAGGCGGGATCTGGTGCATGCTCAAGATGGAGTACTCCATTGAATCTGCAGCATCTCCTTTTATTATCTCCAGCTTAAAACCTATCCAGATTCCAAACATGAATATCCAGGAAATCCTTGAGGCAAGGAAATATTTTACAAAAGAAGAATGGATAGACGTTCTTTTGAGAAGCATAGGAATGGAGCCAACTCAGCTTCCGAATCCTGTCAAGTGGCACATGCTGGAAAGGCTTGTTCCTCTTGTTGAAAACAACTACAACCTCTGCGAGTTGGGCCCACGTAGTACAGGAAAATCCCATGTTTACAAAGAAATTTCCCCGAACTCTATCTTGATCTCAGGTGGACAGACCACAGTTGCAAACCTCTTCTACAACATGTCTACACGGCAAATAGGACTTGTTGGGCTCTGGGATGTTGTGGCATTTGATGAAGTTGCAGGAATTCATTTCAAGGACAAAGACGGAATTCAGATCCTCAAAGACTACATGGCTTCAGGCTCTTTTGCAAGAGGAAAGGAGCAGAAAAATGCAAACTCATCAATTGTCTTCGTTGGAAACATTAACCAGAGTATTGATTCTCTCCTTAAGACCTCTCACCTTTTCTCTCCCTTTCCGGATGCGATGAACAGCGATACCGCTTTTTTTGACAGGATGCACTACTATCTCCCTGGCTGGGAAGTCCCTAAGTTCCGACCTGAACACTTTACTGACAGATATGGGTTCATAGTTGACTATATTGCCGAATTTTTCCGAGAAATGAGAAAACGTTCCTATTCTGATCACATAACCCAATTCTTCAGGCTTGGAAATAACCTGAACCAGCGTGATGTAATTGCTGTTAATAAGACATTCTCTGGACTTATGAAGCTCCTCTACCCTGATGAGAATATTACGAAAGAAGAAGCTCAGGAGATTCTCGAATATGCCCTTGTAGGTCGAAGGCGGGTAAAAGAACAGCTCAAAAAGATTGGAGGAATTGAGTTCTTTGATGTAAATTTCTCGTACATTGATAACGAGAACCTAAAAGAAACCTTCGTGCCTGTACCTGAAAGCGGTGGAAGCAAAATCATTCCAGCAGGAATTACAAAACCAGGTGAAGCATACGCTGTTGCAGCTACCGAGTCCGGAAAGATCGGAATATACAAGTTTGAAGTCCAGATAGTGTCTGGATCTGGAAAATACGAAAAATCGGGCACTGGTTTAAATTCTCAGGCAAAAGAAGCAATAAAGACAGCTTTTAATTACTTCCGGGCCAATGCAAAGTCCATAAGTCAGGGCATTTCTGTAAAAGAAAAAGACTACTTTTTACATGTCCAGGACCTCTATGGAATTGGTATGTCTGATGAACTTGCTCTTGCGGCATTCATAAGCCTCTGTTCTGGAGCAATAGAAAGATCCCTGCAGGAACAAACTGCGATCCTTGGAAGCATGACAATCGGAGGCTCTGTAGAGGTACTGGAAAATCTTGCTGGTCTTTTACAGGTCTGCCTTGATGCTGGGGCGAAGAGAGTCCTGATTCCAATTGCTTCTGCAAGCAAGATTGCAGCAGTACCTCCAGACTTGTTCAGTAAGTTCCAGATCTCGTTTTATGAAGACCCTATTGATGCGGTTTATAAGTCAATGTCACTGATTTAA
- the pglZ gene encoding BREX-1 system phosphatase PglZ type A, translating into MVNVEKTSQSILRKFDPSELADYEKRKIVFWYDKDRTAWDDEKLAPSSELNEIIQILAGHSIKFHILSNNYFETKKLLEIEDPESNYLIYCPDKERTHEENWLFDIQLYSSRFENSRISDLKSEFEIEGHELDDFFTKYEKFFGNQKERVQPLKKLYQKDWREKEFILGMLAVFSKTQVLDFKLIVRDTMLKSLEEAENPTWEHISKFGLEENFWELAEDDFGFLAKNPTLKKLFLSFLVTHIKQCSGISMQGYDQYVNRKENECQIFLKHWMDSSQNSKTFEKYTRDILEENNRDLEKSLQATLNKRDVQTYLEAEAVETFDKAIILRIIESLSSPVDSTEDDFKNYLAWIDVRRTKHWFSEYENIYSALEYAVKIFRFAREHYENPEAIDTLENTCSLYELFKAYAETHYQMDYFYRKFYYYYDKEQEKDILKKNLRPQVEDLYANNLLGKLLLKWSSLIESDLKSQWKIELADSQKDFYKLYVSRILQKDDRIRVAVIISDALRYEAAFELFETLNKDTWGIAELTSMAGVLPSYTKLGMASLLPHNALEYRGKEVLVDGISSEGLEKRNKILQSKCEDSLALNYEDIIKLSREEARELIKGKRVLYIYHNKIDSTGDKQSSENSVFNAVEETILELKKLVKHLSDTLNTTNVIITSDHGFLYRRDDLENADKVDTALFDKSRILDATKRFILSDQEFAQADLLENIHKFDMHHVLSQEHQDLPLFVYVPKADLRFKLQGGGLNFVHGGASPQEIVIPVLTYTHKRKDKTLEGKDIKHVKVNVSVINDRKKITNSKFKVKIFQTEKVTDKMKPRTFRVSLWDIDGEQEKMVSDEKTVIASSESDDPEERQYTVMLTLGNNLENKTYYLKLIDTDPTEIKNIVRIPFELDLLIGDFDDF; encoded by the coding sequence ATGGTTAACGTTGAAAAAACAAGCCAGAGTATACTCAGAAAATTTGACCCTTCGGAACTGGCAGATTATGAGAAGAGAAAAATCGTTTTCTGGTATGATAAGGACAGGACTGCCTGGGATGATGAAAAATTGGCTCCCAGCTCAGAGCTGAACGAGATAATACAAATACTGGCAGGGCATTCCATTAAATTCCATATCCTGAGTAACAACTATTTTGAAACCAAAAAACTCCTTGAAATAGAGGACCCTGAATCAAACTATCTGATTTACTGCCCCGACAAAGAAAGAACGCACGAAGAAAACTGGCTTTTTGATATCCAGCTTTATTCATCCAGATTTGAAAACAGCCGGATTTCGGACCTCAAAAGTGAATTTGAGATCGAGGGGCATGAACTGGACGACTTCTTCACAAAATACGAAAAATTCTTTGGCAATCAGAAAGAAAGGGTTCAGCCTCTAAAAAAGCTCTACCAGAAGGACTGGCGGGAAAAAGAGTTTATTCTGGGCATGCTGGCTGTTTTTTCAAAAACTCAGGTTCTTGATTTCAAACTTATCGTTCGTGACACCATGTTGAAATCCCTGGAAGAAGCCGAAAACCCGACATGGGAGCATATATCGAAGTTCGGGCTGGAGGAAAACTTCTGGGAGCTGGCAGAAGATGATTTTGGCTTTTTGGCAAAGAACCCTACCCTGAAGAAGCTTTTCCTGAGTTTTCTGGTCACGCACATAAAGCAGTGTTCTGGAATTTCCATGCAAGGCTATGACCAGTATGTGAACCGGAAGGAAAATGAGTGCCAGATCTTCCTCAAGCACTGGATGGACAGTTCCCAAAACTCCAAAACCTTTGAGAAATACACTCGTGACATACTTGAAGAGAACAATCGGGATCTTGAAAAGAGCTTGCAAGCAACGCTTAATAAGCGGGATGTGCAGACATATCTTGAAGCAGAAGCAGTTGAGACCTTTGACAAAGCTATAATTCTCCGTATAATCGAATCTCTGAGTAGTCCTGTAGATTCAACAGAAGATGATTTTAAAAACTATCTTGCCTGGATCGATGTCCGCAGGACAAAGCACTGGTTTTCCGAATATGAAAACATTTACAGTGCGCTTGAATATGCAGTCAAGATCTTCCGTTTTGCCAGAGAGCACTATGAAAATCCAGAAGCAATTGATACACTTGAAAACACATGCAGTTTATACGAATTATTCAAAGCATATGCTGAGACCCACTATCAGATGGATTACTTCTACAGAAAATTCTACTACTATTATGATAAAGAGCAGGAAAAGGACATCCTGAAGAAAAACCTGAGGCCTCAGGTTGAAGATCTCTATGCTAACAATCTGCTCGGAAAACTGTTATTAAAATGGAGCAGCCTTATTGAATCCGATCTTAAAAGCCAGTGGAAAATTGAGCTTGCAGACAGCCAGAAGGATTTCTATAAACTGTACGTAAGCAGGATCTTACAAAAAGACGACAGAATTAGGGTTGCAGTTATCATTTCCGATGCCTTGCGCTATGAAGCAGCTTTCGAACTATTCGAAACTCTCAATAAAGATACCTGGGGGATTGCCGAACTCACTTCTATGGCAGGAGTTTTGCCCTCATACACGAAACTTGGAATGGCAAGTTTACTTCCTCATAATGCTCTGGAATACAGAGGAAAAGAAGTCCTTGTTGATGGCATAAGTTCCGAAGGGCTTGAAAAAAGGAACAAAATCTTGCAAAGTAAATGTGAAGACTCACTTGCGTTAAATTATGAAGACATTATTAAACTCAGCCGGGAAGAGGCACGGGAACTTATCAAAGGAAAAAGAGTCCTTTACATCTATCACAACAAGATCGACTCAACTGGTGATAAGCAGTCCTCAGAAAACAGCGTGTTTAATGCCGTAGAGGAAACAATTCTTGAACTAAAGAAACTTGTCAAGCATTTGAGTGATACTCTAAACACCACAAATGTAATTATTACATCCGATCACGGTTTCCTTTACCGGAGAGACGATCTGGAAAATGCAGATAAGGTAGACACCGCATTATTTGACAAATCTCGTATACTTGATGCCACAAAGCGCTTTATCCTGAGTGACCAGGAATTTGCACAGGCTGACTTACTGGAGAACATACACAAGTTTGATATGCACCATGTTCTCAGCCAGGAACATCAGGATCTTCCACTTTTTGTCTATGTCCCAAAAGCAGACCTCAGATTCAAACTCCAGGGAGGTGGGCTCAATTTTGTGCATGGAGGAGCCTCTCCTCAGGAGATTGTCATTCCGGTCCTGACATATACCCATAAGCGGAAGGATAAAACCCTTGAGGGGAAGGACATAAAGCATGTTAAAGTCAACGTCTCGGTAATAAACGACCGAAAAAAGATCACAAACAGCAAGTTTAAAGTCAAAATTTTCCAGACTGAAAAAGTCACCGATAAAATGAAACCCCGAACTTTCAGAGTTTCTCTATGGGATATTGACGGCGAGCAGGAAAAAATGGTCAGTGATGAAAAAACCGTTATTGCCAGTAGCGAATCCGATGACCCTGAAGAAAGGCAGTATACTGTAATGCTTACTCTCGGGAACAACCTTGAGAATAAGACATATTATCTTAAATTAATTGACACTGATCCAACGGAAATCAAAAATATTGTACGGATTCCATTTGAACTGGACCTTCTGATCGGGGATTTTGATGACTTTTAA
- a CDS encoding AlbA family DNA-binding domain-containing protein encodes MDIKSLLKSGESETLEFKEKFDDRTVESAVAFANAKGGMILKPH; translated from the coding sequence ATGGATATCAAAAGTCTTCTCAAATCCGGCGAGTCCGAAACCCTCGAATTCAAAGAGAAATTCGATGACAGAACCGTAGAATCCGCTGTAGCTTTTGCCAACGCAAAAGGCGGCATGATCCTTAAACCTCATTAA
- a CDS encoding TIR domain-containing protein, translating into MVYHIIIKTYSGSTINNEEKQLNLSEEVLRSRFLEPYEKGASLIIDGNIIKVDNIERIKILRTESNKREYEVPNINSIGYLGINGEIEDVTDDFIQWGPGYKKDDSNKQTASLKPQSNQVFVVHGHDNEMKETVARVLKNVGLEPIILHEQDNIGKTIIEKFESCSQNVSFAVVLLSPDDFGYKKDQLPESAIPRARQNVILELGYFMGKLGRKNVVALNKGGINFEVPSDILGIVYIPFDPYNGWKLALAKEIKAAGYDIDFGKL; encoded by the coding sequence ATGGTTTATCATATTATAATTAAAACTTACTCAGGCTCTACTATTAATAATGAGGAAAAACAACTTAATTTAAGTGAAGAAGTACTTCGCAGTCGGTTTTTAGAACCTTATGAAAAAGGTGCTTCTTTAATTATAGATGGAAATATAATCAAGGTAGATAATATAGAAAGGATCAAAATTCTTAGGACTGAATCTAATAAACGTGAGTATGAAGTTCCAAATATAAATTCCATTGGTTATTTAGGAATTAATGGAGAAATAGAAGATGTTACTGATGATTTTATTCAATGGGGGCCAGGATATAAAAAAGATGACTCTAATAAACAAACAGCAAGCTTAAAACCTCAAAGTAATCAAGTTTTTGTTGTTCACGGTCATGACAATGAGATGAAAGAAACTGTTGCTCGGGTATTAAAAAATGTAGGTCTTGAGCCCATTATCTTACACGAACAAGATAATATTGGAAAAACGATTATTGAGAAGTTTGAGTCTTGTTCGCAAAATGTCTCTTTTGCTGTAGTACTACTTTCACCTGATGATTTTGGATACAAAAAAGATCAGCTTCCTGAATCTGCTATACCAAGAGCTCGCCAGAATGTGATTTTAGAACTTGGTTATTTTATGGGGAAACTTGGTAGAAAAAATGTAGTTGCATTAAATAAAGGTGGAATAAACTTTGAAGTTCCATCAGACATTTTAGGAATTGTGTATATACCTTTTGACCCATATAACGGATGGAAACTTGCTCTTGCTAAAGAGATAAAAGCAGCAGGGTACGATATAGATTTTGGGAAATTATAA